The DNA segment CGGGTGAGCAGCGACAGTTGCGAATTGACCAGGCTGTAGTGCACTGCACGCAGCCCGTCCGGGCAATCGACTTGGCAGTCTCCCAAGGGGCGGCCAGCGGCTAGGCGTTCGCGCCACAACTTGCGCAGGCGCTCGGGCTCGCGGCTCTCTTGAGTGTCGGTGAATTCGAGCAGTTGCACCTGCTGGTCACGGCTGAGCACGACCATGGCATCGCCCAGGTAACGACCATCCAGATCGACCCGCACCGCTAAAGGCACATCGAAAAAATGCGCCTCGAACTCGCGCGGCAGGCCATCGATACGGCCCAATGTCGTGGCCGCCGCCAACGACCAGAACGGCGCAGCAGTCAAGCAGGCAGCCAGGGGCCACCAGCGGCGCAGCGAAGCGAAGATGGAGTCAGTGATTGGCATGAGCGTCGCTTGCAGGCAATACCCACCCCTCCCCTCGACAGACGCCGAGGGCAAGGAGGGCAATAACGGATGGGTTAACGGATGAGCGTCAGGCTCAAGGCGCAGCGGTCTCGAACATCATGCTGACCAGCCCCTGATAGCTGCCTGGCTCATAGCCGGCTGCCGGTGCTGGTTGGGCACTGACCTCAAAGCCGATGATCGCGCCTGGGGCGGCCTGGGCAGCGCTGACCACCTCGGCCGGCGTGGTTTTCAACACGGTGTCGCCAACTTTGACATCCAGGCCAATGTTGTGGGCACCGCTGGCGATGACCGCTGGCGACACCAGGTAGGCGCTGATCGGGCCGATAGTGCTCTTGACCTGCAGTTGCTTGGTGATCGGGTCGAGCCTCTCTTGGTACGAGTTCCAGCTCATCTCCTGTGGGTCATTCATCCAGTTGCCGCCTACCGGCTCG comes from the Pseudomonas urmiensis genome and includes:
- a CDS encoding CS1 type fimbrial major subunit yields the protein MKRTLFALPLAMCCATSAFAIDPIEKQVQVTAQIPTAAFFVEPVGGNWMNDPQEMSWNSYQERLDPITKQLQVKSTIGPISAYLVSPAVIASGAHNIGLDVKVGDTVLKTTPAEVVSAAQAAPGAIIGFEVSAQPAPAAGYEPGSYQGLVSMMFETAAP